TCCTTCCTTTTTTGCACACTTTTTGCAAAAATTAAACAAAGATTCGCTTGTTTCATATGATAATTTGGCCTTTTCTGGTGCAACAGTAAAAAATTGACTTAATTTAATTAATCCTACAAAATACCCAGCTGGAAAAGTTGCTGATAATCCTTTTGTGCCTAAAAATAACGATCAAAATACAAAATTCAATGATTTATCTACCGTTTTTGGCAATTTTAATAAATCAAGTTATCCTGAATTAACTCAGAAAATTAAAAGCGCTAATCTTTTAACAATGACTCTTGGTGCTAATGATATTTTCTTAGCTGCAACTAAATTTGGTCCACTTTTATCACCTGAAACATCTGGAATTAAAGAGGAATTGGATAAAATTACTGTAGAAACAGCCCAAGAAACAACTCCTCCTGACCCTAAGAAAAAACCCGATTTAAAACCAAAAATAGCCAAATATATTCAAAACGAAATTTCAGCCAAAATAAAAGAATTAAAATCAGATTTAGAAAATCTTTTAAAAGAATTAAAGACAATTAATCCTAATTTACATATAAATTTACTTCCATATAAATTGCCAAACTCACTTTTAGTACAAGTTTTAAGTAACCTTTTTGCTAACAATTTTGGTTTAGAAAAAGACTATTTCCAAAAAATTACAACAGAAATTAATACTACGATTCGTGAAACAGCCCAAAAAGTTAATGTAAATTATGTTGATCCATTTGATGCAGAAGTTTGAAATGATTCTGATACAACATTAGGAGCCACAAAATTTGATATTCACCCTCAAATTAAGGGATATAAAAAAATAGCTGAGCAATTATTGCTAAAATTAGCGACCGATCAATCTCAAACTGGTGCTGTTGTTGATAGTATCAAAAAATCTACAAAATTCACTGATAACGCTTCAGGAAATTTAACATATAAACGTGTTATTGATTTATCAAGTGTTGCAAAAACTAATGAAGAACTATTGAAGAAAATAAACGATAATAAGTCCGAAACTGATTTCATTAGTGATGAGTCTGAATTTGAAAAAACCCAAAATGCACTAATGAGTGCCGATAAAAGAGATTTGGCTGATTCAATGTTATCAGTTTTAAGTTCAGACATTTTTGGAAAATTAGATTTTAAAGACTTAGTTAAAAAATCACGAAACATTTATGCTAGCAATCTTGTTAAGGTTATTCCTGAATCAGCATCAGAAAAATCTCTAGCAGAAATTTTAAAATCACTTGCAGAATTTGCTAAACCTTATCTAAAGACCCCAGATACTGATATACTTAAAGCTGCACTTAATAAACTATTAGCCGATCTAGAAAAAAATGCAAAAGATCCTAAAAACCACTCAAAAATCACATTTCCTTCAATAATTAATAGTATTATTAATGGCTTTGTTGCAAATCTTAATATAACACAACTTTTAACGGATTTCTTATCAGGTAAGTTTTCATCTTCACCATCTTCACCATCTTCACCATCTTCACCATCTTCACCATCTTCATCATCTTCATCATCTTCATCATCTTCATCATCAACTTCAACAGGTTCAACCCCATCACCTTCAACCTCTAGTTCTTAATCACACCCCTAAAACACGTTATTAAAAATTAATATTCTAAAAACATGACATTTTTTAATGTCATGTTCCCAAATAGTAAATAAAAATGCAACAAATAGTAAAATAATTTTATCGTTGCATTTTTTTTATTTCCATTTATGAAATAATTTAGTAAATTTGTGCTTTTTTAATAAAAATTACGAATATATTTCATATTTGCTTTTTTGGCCGGAATTTTAAAACTTTCTTGCAAATTTATTATATGATTATTAATATAGTAAATTTAATTTTTTGAAAGGAGAAATCATAGTTAAAACAAGATTTTTTAGCAAATTTAAAGATTTTACTTGATCACAAATTTTTGCTTTAATAATATTAGCAGCCGCTGATGTTTTTGTTATTGCTGCCCCTTATTATTTAAAAAATATTGTGCCTAACCTGCACACATATTTAGGAATTCGTGAAGACCAAGTAGCTTCTTTGACAGCCATTATTGGTTGAGTTACACTTGCAACTCAACTACCAGGTGGATTTTTATCTAATAGGATTAGTTCGCGTTGACTCTTATTTATTGCAGTTTTATCAACGGGAATTATTACATTTTGATTTGGTATAACAATCAAAAATGCTCAACAATTAGGTGAAGAAAGTGCTTTGACTCAATATAAAATTATTTGAGGTCTTTGAGGAATTACATCAACCCTAATATTCTGAACCCCACTTTGAAAACTAGTTTCACAGCAAACTGACCAAAAAAACCAAGGTCTTGCTTATGGAATTCAAGGTAGTGCAAATGGTGTAATTGGATTTTTCCTAGTTTTTGTTATTGGTTTAATTATTACATCAGTTTATTATCCAGACAATCAAAATACTAGAGAAATCAATTCTACACCTTTTGCTGCTTATACTTTTACAATCGGTAGTTTTTTAGTAATTACTTCATTTTTGGTTCTCTTTTTTGTTAAAGAGAAAAAAATTGAACGTTATACTAACAAAATTAGTTGAGAATCTATCAAGAAAAATATTAATCAAATTTTTGTCTCACTTAAAAATTGAAAACTATGAATGCTTTCAATTTTTGTAATGGGAATGTATACTTTCCAATCAGTTTTTGCCTATTACTTAGTTCAAGTGTTAAATAATGTCTTTTTAGCACCTACAATTTTAGTTACAATTCTTGGCGGAATTAGAACTTATGGACTTCGAGGTTTAATTAGTTCTTATGTTGGTTACTATGCTGACAAATTTAGAAGTTACATTCTCATTTTAGTTTTAACAGCAGTGACAGGAATGTTTGTTATTTTAACTATTTTACTTCTTACCTTAGCCGGAATTCAAGAGCCTGGAACGCCACTGTTTATCTTCTTTATAATATTGGCTACAATTTTATTCTTAATAGCAGGTTCTCTATCATGAGTAATGGTAACTCTTCGATTTACTCAAGTTGCTGAAATTGAAATTGGTAAAAATAACTATGCAAGTTCAGTTGGAATTCTTTCATTTATTGCCTTTTCACCAGATGCTTGATTCTATGAATTATCAGGATATGTTGGAAAAATCTATACAATTGAAGGACAAACAAATACTTCACCTTTAGGTTACCAATTAATTTTAACAATCGCATTAGGTGTTGCCTTATTTGGAACAATTTGTGGTCTAATAGTCTTTTTACACAATCGCGCTGAACTTAAAAAGCTAGGCAAAACAAATTATCGCTGAAGGGAATTAGATAATGCCTAAAAAACAATTGTTAATAGCGCACCGTGGTTATTCAGGAATCGCACCTGAAAATACCAAACTAGCTTTTGATTTAGCATATGAATTTAATTTTGATGGAATCGAATTAGATGTTCATTTAACTAAAGATAATAGAATAGTTGTCATTCATGACGAGGATACTAAAAGAACAGCTGGTGTGGATAAAATAATTGCAAATAGCACTTTATCTGAATTATATAATGATGATCATAGTTTACATTTTCAACTTGAGACTCGAAAACAAACCATTTTAACACTTGAGGACTTTTTAGATCTTTATCTAGATAAGTTTGAAGTAATTAATGTTGAACTTAAAACTGACCAAACTGAATACATTGGAATTGAAAGAGTTATTGATGACTTATCAGTTAGATATGGGAAAGACTTTTTTGACAAAATAATTTTTTCATCTTTTAATTTTTCAACACTTGAGCGTATGTTTAAATTAAACTCTAAATATCAACTTGGTTTTTTATTTTGAACTAAAACTCAACTAACAAGTGTAAGTCAACAAGAAATTAAACAAATTTGCAAGTACCTCCATCCTTGAATAGATTTATATGACGAAGAACCAGGGATGATTGAAGCTTTTGGTCTACCACTAAACTTATGAACTCTCAAATCAAAAGCCCGCTACCAAAAATATTTAAATAACAAACATGTATATAGTCAAATAAGTAATTACAAATATAGCAAAGATATTAATTAAAACTCAAACCAATAAAAAATCATCTTCTTAAAAATGGAGATGATTTTTGCTAAATAGGAAAAAATAACTATTAAAGAAAAAGCACTAAATTTTAAATCTAACAATCTACTTATTAATCAAATAAAGTAAACTAAAAAAGCTAAAATTTTAACTTAAAACACAGAATATTGAATATTCCTGGCAAAAATAAATTTATGGAAAAAATAACGAAAACCACAAAAAATACAACTACTATTTAAACTCAATGTAAATAGAAAACTCCTTTTTACTTACATTGAGCCTAAAAAAATATGTGAAGTTTTGAAAGAACAATAATTAAAAGCCTTAAATTTGTAGATTTCTAAACGGTCAAATTTAAGGCATTCCATCATATTTAAAAATATAATGGAAAATTCGCATTTTCTGATTTTTTTTATGACAAAAACATAACTAATTCCCCCTTAATTCAATATCAAAATTTATTAATCCATTCTTAGTGAGACTTATTATAACATAAGTTTATTTTAAGCCAAGCATTTTTTTTTTTTTTTTGCAATGGGTTAATTTTAAAATAATAAAAATTAAGATTTTAGTCTCAAAAAACCCGGATTTAGGGGTATTTTTCATATTTAGATTCACTAAAAAGTGAATTTTTGCCATCAAACTGGTGAACTCAGAAAAAAAATAAAAAAACCATCTTCTTAAAAATGAAGATAATTTTTCCTAAATTGAAAATAATTTATTTTTTTAAATTCAGTAACTAGACTTAACTGGAAATTTTTTTGTTAATTCTTGAATTTTTAGCTTAATTTCTTCAATTTCGCTAGGACTTAAATCTTTCTTTTTCAGAACAAAATCAATAATTTCAGCAAGAATAGCAAATTCTTTTTCCTTAAAACCGCGCGAAGTCATTGCTGGAGTGCCAAAACGAATTCCTGAAGTTACAAAAGGACTTAGAGTATCATTTGGAATTGTATTTTTATTTGTAATAATATTTACTGATTCAAGTAAAATTTGTGCTTGTTTGCCTGTTAGATCATAGGTTTTTTTAACATCAACAATAAAAAGGTGATTTTGGGTTTTTCCTGATACAATTCTTGCGCCTTTTTTTGCAAATTCGTTTGCAAAAAAAGCAGCATTTTTAACGATTTGCTCACAATAATCTTTAAATCAAGGCTGCAGTGCTTCGTTAAATGCAACAGCTTTTGCGGCAATTGTATTAAAAAGTGGACCACCTTGAATTCCAGGAAAAACAATTTTGTCGATTTTATTTGCAATTTCCTCAATATCTGTTAAAATCAAGCCACCTCGAGGTCCGCGCAGAGTTTTTTGGGTTGTTGATGTTATTATATGAGCAATTCCAACTGGCGAAGGATGGACGCCTGTGGCAACAAGACCGGCAATATGGGCAATGTCAGCTAGCAAATAGGCTCCAACTTTGTCGGCAATTTGTCGAAAACGAGCAAAATCAATCAAGCCTGAATAAGCTGAATAGCCACAAATTATTAAATTTGGTTTGGTCTCAAGAGCTATTTTTTCGATCTCATCATAATCTAGCATTTCATTTTTGTCAAGAAAATAGCTAATTCCGTTGTAAAAGATTCCAGAAAAATTAACTTTATATCCGTGAGTTAAATGGCCGCCTGAGCTTAAATCAAGACCAAGAATTTTGTCTCCAGGTTTTAAAAGTGCGGCAAAAACGGCTGAATTTGCACTTGAGCCTGAATAGGGTTGAACATTTGCAAATTTTGTCCCAAAAAGTTGCTTTGCACGTTCAATTGCAATTAATTCAATTTTATCAATGAACTCACAGCCACCATAATAGCGTTTTCCGGGATAACCTTCGCCATATTTATTGCTCAGACTTGTTCCATTTGCGCTTAGAACATCTTCGGAAGCATAATTTTCACTGGCAATTAGCTCAATTTGGTCGTTTTGCCTTTGACTTTCTAAATTAATTAGCTCAGAAATTTGTTGATCTTTAATATTAATTTTCTTGTACATTTTTCAAAAAACATAAAAATTATACAATAAAAATAAAGAAAACTCTAAAAAGTGCTAATATTTTGCAAAAAATTTTTTTGCTTTTGCTAAGCAAAACATGGTATAATTTTTAATTTATTAGAAGGGAAAGCCATGAAAATACGCAATTTTTTTGTTAGGTTGTTTTCGC
Above is a window of Mesomycoplasma ovipneumoniae DNA encoding:
- a CDS encoding GDSL-type esterase/lipase family protein; translated protein: MKYKNLQNYPVRKRLKFISLGLLPIATTVTFVACISSQESTQLSRFNYLAIGDSVTAGFNQDTYRDFQGKLNSGSVSGLSYPSFFAHFLQKLNKDSLVSYDNLAFSGATVKNWLNLINPTKYPAGKVADNPFVPKNNDQNTKFNDLSTVFGNFNKSSYPELTQKIKSANLLTMTLGANDIFLAATKFGPLLSPETSGIKEELDKITVETAQETTPPDPKKKPDLKPKIAKYIQNEISAKIKELKSDLENLLKELKTINPNLHINLLPYKLPNSLLVQVLSNLFANNFGLEKDYFQKITTEINTTIRETAQKVNVNYVDPFDAEVWNDSDTTLGATKFDIHPQIKGYKKIAEQLLLKLATDQSQTGAVVDSIKKSTKFTDNASGNLTYKRVIDLSSVAKTNEELLKKINDNKSETDFISDESEFEKTQNALMSADKRDLADSMLSVLSSDIFGKLDFKDLVKKSRNIYASNLVKVIPESASEKSLAEILKSLAEFAKPYLKTPDTDILKAALNKLLADLEKNAKDPKNHSKITFPSIINSIINGFVANLNITQLLTDFLSGKFSSSPSSPSSPSSPSSPSSSSSSSSSSSSSTSTGSTPSPSTSSS
- a CDS encoding MFS transporter; the encoded protein is MIVKTRFFSKFKDFTWSQIFALIILAAADVFVIAAPYYLKNIVPNLHTYLGIREDQVASLTAIIGWVTLATQLPGGFLSNRISSRWLLFIAVLSTGIITFWFGITIKNAQQLGEESALTQYKIIWGLWGITSTLIFWTPLWKLVSQQTDQKNQGLAYGIQGSANGVIGFFLVFVIGLIITSVYYPDNQNTREINSTPFAAYTFTIGSFLVITSFLVLFFVKEKKIERYTNKISWESIKKNINQIFVSLKNWKLWMLSIFVMGMYTFQSVFAYYLVQVLNNVFLAPTILVTILGGIRTYGLRGLISSYVGYYADKFRSYILILVLTAVTGMFVILTILLLTLAGIQEPGTPLFIFFIILATILFLIAGSLSWVMVTLRFTQVAEIEIGKNNYASSVGILSFIAFSPDAWFYELSGYVGKIYTIEGQTNTSPLGYQLILTIALGVALFGTICGLIVFLHNRAELKKLGKTNYRWRELDNA
- a CDS encoding glycerophosphodiester phosphodiesterase family protein, with the translated sequence MPKKQLLIAHRGYSGIAPENTKLAFDLAYEFNFDGIELDVHLTKDNRIVVIHDEDTKRTAGVDKIIANSTLSELYNDDHSLHFQLETRKQTILTLEDFLDLYLDKFEVINVELKTDQTEYIGIERVIDDLSVRYGKDFFDKIIFSSFNFSTLERMFKLNSKYQLGFLFWTKTQLTSVSQQEIKQICKYLHPWIDLYDEEPGMIEAFGLPLNLWTLKSKARYQKYLNNKHVYSQISNYKYSKDIN
- the glyA gene encoding serine hydroxymethyltransferase, translating into MYKKINIKDQQISELINLESQRQNDQIELIASENYASEDVLSANGTSLSNKYGEGYPGKRYYGGCEFIDKIELIAIERAKQLFGTKFANVQPYSGSSANSAVFAALLKPGDKILGLDLSSGGHLTHGYKVNFSGIFYNGISYFLDKNEMLDYDEIEKIALETKPNLIICGYSAYSGLIDFARFRQIADKVGAYLLADIAHIAGLVATGVHPSPVGIAHIITSTTQKTLRGPRGGLILTDIEEIANKIDKIVFPGIQGGPLFNTIAAKAVAFNEALQPWFKDYCEQIVKNAAFFANEFAKKGARIVSGKTQNHLFIVDVKKTYDLTGKQAQILLESVNIITNKNTIPNDTLSPFVTSGIRFGTPAMTSRGFKEKEFAILAEIIDFVLKKKDLSPSEIEEIKLKIQELTKKFPVKSSYWI